One stretch of Zingiber officinale cultivar Zhangliang chromosome 6B, Zo_v1.1, whole genome shotgun sequence DNA includes these proteins:
- the LOC121992510 gene encoding 1-aminocyclopropane-1-carboxylate oxidase-like, with protein sequence MAIPVIDFSKLEGKERAETLAQIDNGCQQWGFFQLVNHGIPVELLERVKKVCTECYRHRAEAFKASRPVQLLDQLVREEEEVAGEVNNNKKKLDDVDWEDVFVLQDDNQWPSHPPQFKETMREYRTEVKKLAEKLMETMEENLGLEKGTFKNQFTGNGEHEPFFGTKVSHYPPCPRLDLVELGLRPHTDAGGVILLFQDDRVGGLQILKDGEWVDVQPLANAIVINTGDQIEVVSNGRYKSVWHRVLATGNGNRRSVASFYNPSVKAVICPASASAVDETSGAYPEFLFGDYMDVYVKQKYMPKEPRFEAVKAIN encoded by the exons ATGGCTATTCCGGTAATCGACTTCTCCAAGCTGGAAGGGAAGGAGAGGGCCGAGACTCTGGCTCAGATCGACAATGGATGCCAACAGTGGGGATTCTTCCAG CTGGTGAACCATGGGATTCCGGTCGAGCTGCTAGAACGCGTGAAGAAGGTGTGCACGGAGTGCTACAGGCACAGAGCCGAGGCCTTCAAGGCATCTAGGCCGGTGCAGCTCCTCGACCAACTCGTtcgggaagaagaagaggtcGCTGGAGAAGtaaacaacaacaagaaaaagTTGGACGATGTGGACTGGGAGGACGTCTTTGTTCTCCAAGACGACAACCAATGGCCATCCCACCCTCCCCAattcaa GGAGACGATGAGGGAGTACAGAACGGAGGTGAAAAAGTTAGCCGAGAAATTGATGGAAACCATGGAAGAAAACCTGGGGCTGGAGAAGGGCACCTTCAAGAACCAGTTCACCGGAAACGGCGAGCACGAGCCGTTCTTCGGCACCAAG GTGAGCCACTACCCGCCCTGCCCGCGGTTGGACCTTGTGGAGCTGGGCCTCCGCCCCCACACCGACGCTGGCGGCGTCATCCTCCTCTTCCAAGATGACCGTGTCGGAGGCTTGCAGATCCTCAAGGACGGCGAGTGGGTGGACGTGCAGCCGTTGGCCAATGCCATCGTCATTAACACCGGGGACCAGATCGAGGTGGTCAGCAATGGGCGGTACAAGAGCGTGTGGCACCGCGTGCTCGCCACCGGCAATGGCAACCGCCGCTCCGTCGCCTCCTTCTACAACCCTTCAGTGAAGGCCGTCATTTGTCCGGCTTCGGCCTCCGCCGTCGACGAGACCAGTGGCGCCTACCCCGAGTTTCTCTTCGGGGACTACATGGACGTGTACGTGAAGCAGAAGTACATGCCCAAAGAACCAAGATTTGAGGCGGTCAAAGCAATTAATTAA
- the LOC121992511 gene encoding 1-aminocyclopropane-1-carboxylate oxidase-like, which translates to MAIPVIDFSKLEGKERAETLAQIDNGCQQWGFFQLVNHGIPVELLERVKKVCTECYRHRAEAFKASRPVQLLDQLVREEEEVAGEVNNNKKKLDDVDWEDVFVLQDDNQWPSHPPQFKETMREYRAEVKKLAEKLMETMEENLGLEKGTFKNQFTGNGEHEPFFGTKVSHYPPCPRLDLVELGLRPHTDAGGVILLFQDDRVGGLQILKDGEWVDVQPLANAIVINTGDQIEVVSNGRYKSVWHRVLATGNGNRRSVASFYNPSVKAVICPASASAVDETTGAYPEFLFGDYMDVYVKQKYMPKEPRFEAVKAIN; encoded by the exons atggCTATTCCGGTAATCGACTTCTCCAAGCTGGAAGGAAAGGAGAGGGCCGAGACTCTGGCTCAGATCGACAATGGATGCCAACAGTGGGGATTCTTCCAG CTGGTGAACCATGGGATTCCGGTCGAGCTGCTAGAACGCGTGAAGAAGGTGTGCACGGAGTGCTACAGGCACAGAGCCGAGGCCTTCAAGGCGTCCAGGCCGGTACAGCTCCTAGACCAACTCGTtcgggaagaagaagaggtcGCTGGAGAAGtaaacaacaacaagaaaaagTTGGACGATGTGGACTGGGAGGACGTCTTTGTTCTCCAAGACGACAACCAGTGGCCATCCCACCCTCCCCAattcaa GGAGACGATGAGGGAGTACAGAGCGGAGGTGAAAAAGTTAGCTGAGAAATTGATGGAGACCATGGAAGAGAACCTGGGGCTGGAGAAGGGCACCTTCAAGAACCAGTTCACCGGAAACGGCGAGCACGAGCCGTTCTTCGGCACCAAG GTGAGCCACTACCCGCCCTGCCCGCGGTTGGACCTTGTGGAGCTGGGCCTCCGCCCCCACACCGACGCCGGCGGCGTCATCCTCCTCTTCCAAGATGACCGTGTCGGAGGCTTGCAGATCCTCAAGGACGGCGAGTGGGTGGACGTGCAGCCGTTGGCCAATGCCATCGTCATTAACACCGGGGACCAGATCGAGGTGGTCAGCAATGGGCGGTACAAGAGCGTGTGGCACCGCGTGCTCGCCACCGGCAATGGCAACCGCCGCTCTGTCGCCTCCTTCTACAACCCTTCAGTGAAGGCCGTCATTTGTCCGGCTTCGGCCTCCGCCGTCGACGAGACCACTGGCGCCTACCCCGAGTTTCTCTTCGGGGACTACATGGACGTGTACGTGAAGCAGAAGTACATGCCCAAAGAACCAAGATTTGAAGCGGTCAAAGCAATTAATTAA